AAAGCTACCAATCTAAAAGAAGGAGAAGATCCTGACTTTCCTGGTAATTGTTTATTAGAAAGACAACACCTCCCTTCTCGCCTGTTCTATGTAATTCCTAAAAAGTGGATGTGGATCCTTATGCGTCCTTTTAGTTTTAATTTTGGGATGAGACTGATCAATTTGGCAAAATGCATTGCAAGCATTCTCGTAAACAATAAAGCCTATTACCAAGGTCATGCGGAATATGCATTCCTTTTGGACTATGTTCCCAATTGGAAATTTGTTTACAAACCGGGTGCGATGATCCAATACCAAGTGTTCATCCCAAAAGAAAACGCCAAACAAGCATTCCGTGAGATTTTTACCATTTGCCAGGAACGTGGAATAGTAAACTATCTATCTGTTTTCAAAAAACACAAACCAGATCCTTTTTTACTCACCCATGCTGTGGATGGATTTTCTATGGCGATGGACTTTCCTGTAACCAAAGGAAATAAAGAAAAACTTTGGGCACTTTGTAAAGAGATGGATGAGATTGTGTTAAAACACAAAGGAAGATTTTATTTTGCAAAAGACTCTACCCTTCGCAAACGTGTGATGGAGTCCTATTTTCCTAAAGACAATCTAAAACGTTTCTATTCCCTAAAGAAAAAATATGATCCAAAGGGAATTTTACAAACGGATCTTTACAAACGAGTGTTCTTAACAGAAAATTAAATATTCATTCTTCTATACAAGTAATAGGCTGCAGAAGTAAAAATCACTGGTGTCATCCACATTCCAATCCAAATGGGTAAGGCACCATTCTCAGCCAAAGTTTTTGCAGTCGAATTCAAAATATAATACAACAAAACAACTGCAATGGTTAGACCAAGACTTGCAACACCTGCAGATCGTTTTGTGATAGCACCAGCAAGAGCTCCGAGAGTGACAACCACAAATGACATCAATGGCATCGCAAATGCCATATGTTGTTGGATGATCACATTTCGAAAAGGAATCCCTTTGGTAATCCTTGACTCAATTTCATCCGCAAGTTCAAAAAAGTTCATCTCTTCTGGATTTCGAATTGGTTTGGAAAAATAAGCTAAATCCTCTGGGAAGTCATAAGTTTTTTCAGCGTATTTTGTTCGAGAAACAAGTTCTAAGTTTTCATTAAAGCGAACTTCTTCGGCATCATACAATACCCAACTATGCGGGGATGGAATGAATTTTGCTTTTTGAGAAGATACAGTGTAAGTTGGATGCCCATCTGGAGTGATTTCGATATAATTGAACCCACCTTTGACAGTATTATCTTTTTCATCGATCCAATAGACGTAATAGAATCCTTTTTTACCTTTGATATGCAATTGGTAGACAAAATCAATCAAACGATTGGATCCCTTTGCCATAATGCTATATTCAATTTGTGCTCTTTTGTTGGCAGGAATCACAACGATTTGCCCAAACAAAGTCATAATGAGCCACATGGAAATTCCAAAAAACAAAATGGGGGTGATGATACGTATGAAAGAAACGCCTGCCACCATCATGGCAACTAACTCTTTGTTTACACTAAATTGTCCGATCACAAAACAAACAGAAAACATCAAAGCTGGTGCCACAACTTGATCCACCATCGAAGGTAAGGAATACAAAACATGTAAATATACATGCACTTGGTTCACCTTGGAAGAAACCAAATACTTCATCACATCTGTGAATTTATAAATCACAATCATAGACGTTAACATGATGAGTGTTCCAATAAAGGTTTTGAAAAAATCTAAAAATAAATAACGATCTAATGTTCGAAAAGGGATGAACTCTCTTTTGAACCAGAAAAATGGTGTTAACAACAAATTCATAAAATTTCCAGTAATAACATACTCATATCGTCGGAAATTCGTTTTGCCGAAAATGACATGGAGTCCTCATATAGAGCATTCAAAAATTCTTCACCTTTTTTGTCAGAATGATTTTTTATGGATGTAAACAAATGTTCGTCTCCATAAATCTCTCCGGCCTCGTCAAAAACTTCTAAAATCCCGTCGGAATAGAGTAAAATGCGGTCTCCTGAATTAGGTGTGATCGTAAAATCTTTTAAATTGGGCTTTAAATAGGAAACAATCAAAGTCCCCATCCCTTCCATAAATTTTGGATCAGAGTCTTTTTCAATTCGGATGAGAGGCGGATGACCAGCAATGGAATACTGAATTTCTTTTGTATTTGTATCAACAAATAACACACAAGCACTAATATGATTATTAGGAACTAACTCTTGTAAGTCGCTATGAATTGACTTCAAACAAACAGATGGTTCATTTTGATTTCCATGAATTTTGAAAGCAAGCACAGCCATGGCAGAAACCATAGCAGAAGCAATTCCATGCCCAGACACATCAGCAAAAAAAAGTGCTAACTTTCCGTCTTCTCTTTGCAAATAACTAATGGCATCCCCACCCACTTGGTCAAATGACCTAAAAAAAGAATGGAGGCGAATGCCTTTTGTTTTAGGCCATTCCGTAGTTACTAAATTGGACTGAGTTTCATTTGCCAATTCAAGTTCGTTCAACATACGATCCTGAAACCCTTTGAGTTGGGATTCTGATACACGAAGTTTTTCTACAGAACTAAGGCGAATGTTCAGCGTGAGATATGATACAAGAGCTGGTGTGATGATGGAAGAAAGATAAAGAGGTAAATCAACTTGTGGTTCTTTCGTATAAATTCCAATGATAATCCCTGCAGAAGTGACTGTCCCTAAATAAGAAACAAGAGAGCGACGATCAACAAAACTAACTCCAATACAAGATAAAACCAAAATCATCCCAACCAAATAACCAATGTAAAGTGAATTCCAATACAAAAGAATTAGGGAATGTGTACTCATCGTGTAAAAGAAAAACAACATGATGGATTGGATTTGATTCCGAACCCAATCAGAAAAGTAAGTTGCGATGAAAAAAATTAATGTAACCGAAGCATGTAAAATACGAATCCATTTAGGATCATACAATCCTAAATCATCCGTGGGTGCAAAAATTCCAAAACCGATAAAACTAAAAAAGACAATGAGACAAATTCGTGAAATTTTCATCACCTCATCATCAAGTTTAAATCGATCTTGGAAGGAAGATTTTATCATACCAAATGATTAGATCCAAATTTTGTTTTAAAATGTTCGGGAAGGGCAGAAGGTTTTTGTAATTCAAAATCAAACCAAACAAAGGCAGCATTTCCCGTTAATACACATTCTTCATTTTCATTCCACATAGAACAAATCACAGTAAAAGCTCTGGAAGAAATAGAATCCACTTCTAACGTGATTTCTAAAGTAGCAGGAAAAACAACTTGTTTGCGATAGTCCATGTCAAGATGTGTTAATACAGGACCGGCTTTCACTGGTTTTAATGGAGAGTCCCACAATCCTTCTTTTGTGAAATAATCAGCCCTAGCAGATTCAAAGTATCTAACATAAGTTACATTATTTACGTGGCCGAAGGCATCCATTTCTCCCCAAACAACTTGTTGGGTGAATTTGTGTTTATATTTGATTGGTTTTGGCATGTGTTGTTATCGAACTTCAAATAAAGAAAGAGATAAAACTTTACCATCTCTATCTTTTACTTGCAAACGATATTCTCCCTTCTTTGGTTCCCAGAGGTAAGGACCTCCGACAGACCCAATCTTTTCATCGTTTAAATAATAAGAATACGAAACATCGTAAGAACTGAAAGTAAAGAGGATTTTTTGGCGCCCCAATGGAATGTCTGGATCTAAAGCAAAGATACTTCCATTCACAGGAGTGAGGATTCTTGTCACCTTAGTCCTCTCAATCCTACTTTCTTTAGTCAAGGACGAATTGGGAATTGAATCTAATGAAATTCCCTCTTCTGGTTTTTTTAATTTGGAACCAATTGACTCATGGAATAAATCCATTGTCTCTCGCCACACGGGAGCAGCGCCAGTGATCCCCGAAACATCTAACATGGGGCTCCCCGTTGGATTTCCTACCCATACTC
This genomic stretch from Leptospira meyeri harbors:
- a CDS encoding PP2C family protein-serine/threonine phosphatase; the encoded protein is MIKSSFQDRFKLDDEVMKISRICLIVFFSFIGFGIFAPTDDLGLYDPKWIRILHASVTLIFFIATYFSDWVRNQIQSIMLFFFYTMSTHSLILLYWNSLYIGYLVGMILVLSCIGVSFVDRRSLVSYLGTVTSAGIIIGIYTKEPQVDLPLYLSSIITPALVSYLTLNIRLSSVEKLRVSESQLKGFQDRMLNELELANETQSNLVTTEWPKTKGIRLHSFFRSFDQVGGDAISYLQREDGKLALFFADVSGHGIASAMVSAMAVLAFKIHGNQNEPSVCLKSIHSDLQELVPNNHISACVLFVDTNTKEIQYSIAGHPPLIRIEKDSDPKFMEGMGTLIVSYLKPNLKDFTITPNSGDRILLYSDGILEVFDEAGEIYGDEHLFTSIKNHSDKKGEEFLNALYEDSMSFSAKRISDDMSMLLLEIL
- a CDS encoding LptF/LptG family permease translates to MNLLLTPFFWFKREFIPFRTLDRYLFLDFFKTFIGTLIMLTSMIVIYKFTDVMKYLVSSKVNQVHVYLHVLYSLPSMVDQVVAPALMFSVCFVIGQFSVNKELVAMMVAGVSFIRIITPILFFGISMWLIMTLFGQIVVIPANKRAQIEYSIMAKGSNRLIDFVYQLHIKGKKGFYYVYWIDEKDNTVKGGFNYIEITPDGHPTYTVSSQKAKFIPSPHSWVLYDAEEVRFNENLELVSRTKYAEKTYDFPEDLAYFSKPIRNPEEMNFFELADEIESRITKGIPFRNVIIQQHMAFAMPLMSFVVVTLGALAGAITKRSAGVASLGLTIAVVLLYYILNSTAKTLAENGALPIWIGMWMTPVIFTSAAYYLYRRMNI
- a CDS encoding acyl-CoA thioesterase, which codes for MPKPIKYKHKFTQQVVWGEMDAFGHVNNVTYVRYFESARADYFTKEGLWDSPLKPVKAGPVLTHLDMDYRKQVVFPATLEITLEVDSISSRAFTVICSMWNENEECVLTGNAAFVWFDFELQKPSALPEHFKTKFGSNHLV